TTTCCCGGAGAATGCTTTGATCCGTTGGAAAATTTTGCAGGGGAGTATGAAGGATATCACCGGGATTGCGCTCGGTGCGGACGTGGTCCTGTCGTTTATGACCACCACTTATTCCTCCGCTTATGGGTACGGGTTTACAGTATTCAAAACAAATTCGGATGACGCAAGTATCGGTTTAGGGGTAGCGAGAAATTACGGCTCCGGTCCGGTGGCATTGTCCGCTTCTTTTCCGAGCGATCTTGTGACTGCGGATGCGGTTACCGGTTTGAAATGGAAAAGTTCGGAACAGTCGGGTTCTTACAGTTATTACGATGCACTAAATCAATGTTCTAGTTTGAATATCCAAAATTCGGGAGCAGGTTATGCGGGGCTTACGAATTGGAGGGTTCCGAGCGTTCAGGAACTAGAAACTTTGTCGTTATATCTATCCGATAACAGTTATCCGACTGTTACTTTGGCTAAGTTTACGAATTTTTCCGCCGTCCCGTTTTGGTCTTCCACTTTGTTTACTGCGAATCCGACTAACGCTTGGTTCGTAGGATTTTTGGATCCGGATACATATTTCAATCTGAACACTAGTTTGTATAAGGTGAGATGCGTTTCAGGAGTGCCTAAGGCTCATTGAAGGTTTTTATGTTCGATTTTTTACAATATAAAAGTCTTGGGCGTATAGGATTTTCTATTTTCCTAGTTTTTTGTTTTTTGAGCGTTTCGGAGATTCAAGCAGGACCAACTAGGTTTGTGCAAGTGAATTCTTCGGATGCAAATGTGATCCAAGATAAGTCTACCGGTTTGTATTGGCAGAAATGTATTTATCCGATGAAATGGGATACTTCTACCTCTACTTCTCAATGTAAGGTCCCGACTCCTGCTCCTACTACCCCGTATATAAATGCTTACGCGGTCACTTGGAACCAGGTGAAGAATAAGAGTCTTTGTAAGTATTACGGTTCGAATTGGAGGACTCCCACCATCGCAGAATTAAAGTCTTTGGTGGAACGATCCCAATACAATCCCGCTTTGGACGGTATTTTTGATCCGGGGGCGGCGGCTAGTTCTTCTGGTATTCCGGATTTCTTTTGGTCCAGCACTTCGTACGGAGCGGATTCGAACTACGCTTGGACAGTGAATTTTTATTACGGGTATATCTATCATACTTCGGCCAAAGTGAATAATTATTATCTTAGATGCGTAACTAACGTTTATCCTTGAACAAATATATCAAAGGTGTTTTCCGAATGAATCGATTGAAGACTCTATTCTTAGCATGTGTACTTTTCGGAGCGATCTTTCCATTTTCGGACGGTGCCAATTCACAATCGGTGAGTGTGCCTGATCTGAATGTGCAGAGTTTTAGTCCGTATTGGCAACAGCAATTGCAGGGTTCTTATTCGGTCGCTAATTCGATGCAGGATGTGACTCATTGGGATTCTTTTATTCTGCAAAGTTATTCTATTTTGCAATCGGAATGGCAGGCACAGGTCCAGGCTCAGATCCAAGCGGCAGTTGCAGGGATCAATACTCAGGATAGTTTTCAGAGTGTTCAGGATTATAAAAATTATGTGTACGATTCTATGGAGAGCCAGGCTGCCGCTTTTCTTTCGACCTGGCAGGTTGCTGCAGAGGCATCTATTGAGGCTCAGAGAAATACTTTTATAGATACGTATTATAGCGGAAATGCGGCTCAAGTTGCGAATTTAAAGAGCCAATTCGACCAAGAGTTTTCGGATCTGATCAATGGAAATAATCCGACCGTAAGTTCAGGTTCTAATTCGGATACTAGCTTTTTGACGAACGCTCAAACTTCTCTTTTGCAATTGGAGCAACAATGGTACGCCCAATTCAATTCGAATTTGTCTAACGGTCTTTGGAATTACGAGCAGGCTTTACAGTCTTTGACTTCTAATTACCAGGATCTTTTGACCCAAATCAATAATACGGAAGCTCAGTATCAGGCAAATCTTGCCCAGATCCAATCGTATCAGAATAATATTAAGGAACAGGTGAAGTCCACAATGGACGGGTACCAACAATTCCTGAATGGAAACGATCTATTTTGGAATTCAGTGAGTACTTTGTACGATACAACTGCAAACGGGTATGTGGTCCCTACTTGTAGTTCGGGAAATTGTACGGATTATACTTACGATTCGACTAGTCATCAATTCGTTTCCAGCTGTAGCAGCGGAGACACTTGCGTGCAGTTACGTTATGATAATGTGAGTCATGCATATTTGAACCCTAGTTGTCCAACCAATCATGATTGCAGCGCGAATTCGAGTCATCCTACAGTTTCTATCCATACTTCTTTGAATACGGACGGTCAGACTTTTCAGAATCTGATCAATAGTATAGAGAATGCGATCATTAACGGTAAATCCACATACGCGATCTTTGACCAAACGACTGCAGAGATGCTTTCTTATCCTCAGAGTTGTTTGTCGGATTCCAGCAATTGTGTGATCGGTTGGTACGATAGTACTCAGTCAAAGTTTATTCCCTCGGCAAGCTCGGGACAAGTCCCTTCGGCAGTGGGCGGGGGGTGTCCGGCGGGAGATGTTTGTTATCAGGCGATTGTGGATGCGACGAATTCGAGTGCACTGACGGGTTTGTATTACGCGAATTCTTGTCCGGCGGGAGATACGTCATGCGTGGTTTGTCCTAGTACAAGTTCAAGCCAGGATACCTGTCAAATCCAGAGTATGGATGCTTCTCTTGTTTATGCTGCGACTGCGATGTCGAATTTTTTACAGAATGAGCAGGCGATCGCTCAGAATCAGGTGACCGCCTACCAAACAGGGCTCACTCCACAAACCCATACGATCGATACTTCGATTAGCTTATCTGGTTTATTGAGTCAAGACCATTCTGGTGCAAGCGGTTTGGCAATGGAGGTGATCGGTCTTTTGACTGGCCAAGTGACTTCGGAAGAATTTGCGAATTGGTTGATGAATACATATTCTGCGGGCCTTGTCGGTTCCTGTAGTTCTGGTTCACCAGACTCAGATCCGGCTTGTTTGTTGGGTAGTCTGGCGGGTTTGTCTCCTGGGACAACCATCACTTCCGTTTCGACTGTGGGAACGGATTTAGAGGCATACAATGGTGATCTGTCTACTTGTCACGATTGGGCGGGTTGTTCTCCTTTTCCGTTTACTATCAATACTGTAACTTTGTTTATAACTGCTGATCCTTGGTATGTGGGAGAGGCCTATGGACAGAAGTTTAGCGAGAATCATACTTGGGGACAGGCGGACGGCAATTTTTATAATTATACGGAGATCCAGAACTGGGGAGTTTTTGGGATCTATTATGGAGCAGCTCCTGTTTTGTCCTGGGAGGACAGGATAAAAGTCACCACTTCCTATACTACGGTGGATAATAATGCACATGCGGATGCTACTACCTGGCAGGATCTGAATCTGCAGTTACAAAGTTTTTCGTACAATTGGGCTCAGAATGTTTTGCCTGCTATCTTGAATTGGACCGGTCAGGTGAGTTCTTTTGAGGCTCAGTATGCTGCTTGGCAACAGACAGAGACTAGTCTTTTGGCTCAGGCACAGCAGGACTATATCGCTCAGTTGCAACAATTGCAGAGCAGTGAGACGGCTTGGCTTGCACAGATGAACTCTTTGCAAAAGGAAGCGAATTCGGATTTTACCACTGCGAATAATAAATTGAGAGACGGTCAAGACCAGTCGAACGCGGGATTTTTAGCCCAAGAAATTTTGGGAAATCTAAAGTTACATGCGAATAGTTCGGGCAAGGAGATCTCAGAGTCGGCTACTTTGGA
This window of the Leptospira hartskeerlii genome carries:
- a CDS encoding DUF1566 domain-containing protein, translated to MQVNSSDANVIQDKSTGLYWQKCIYPMKWDTSTSTSQCKVPTPAPTTPYINAYAVTWNQVKNKSLCKYYGSNWRTPTIAELKSLVERSQYNPALDGIFDPGAAASSSGIPDFFWSSTSYGADSNYAWTVNFYYGYIYHTSAKVNNYYLRCVTNVYP